Within Sorghum bicolor cultivar BTx623 chromosome 2, Sorghum_bicolor_NCBIv3, whole genome shotgun sequence, the genomic segment GTCGATCAAAAATCAAAAAGGTAATTCTGGGTTGAGTAAGATGAGAACATGAAGCTGAGAAAGATGTGGTTTGTGCAGGCAGGTGATGTTTTGTTGTGATATTTTTGGGCTGCAGATAAATGTGTTTGTTATTCAAATCAAATTTACAGGCGATTTCTGGGTCATATCCACAGATGCATCTGCGTGTTTGCTTTTTCTGGCTTACAGCTGCTTCTCGTGATGAAAAGAAGTTCCGATTGAACTTTCTGCGTTTTAAATTCTGTGATAACTATGCAACATCAAGTTTTTGCTGGGTACATTGCCCCTGGAAACAGTTCTGTTGCTTGTTCGATGTTTAAATTTTCTTTGAAGGGCTGTTATTCGTTTGAAGATTATGGTGGCATGTTCATTGAAGATTATGGTGCCATGTTCATGGTTAGATCTAATTGTGGCACAGAAGAGAACCATCTGTTCACCATACAAGCGATGATGCTCTGTCCTCCTATCTGAAACTGAAAGTAGCTGGAAGTTACAGTATTGAAGTGCAAAATACGTTTTTTTGGGCATCATAATTCGAATACTGGCAGTACCTGATTGTTGGCGTATGCTCATATCATATGGATGACATAAGCTAGCCCCAGTTAGCTAGTATCCGGGCTGGAAGTTACAGTATTGAAGTGCAAAATAcgtttttttttaagtgggtACTGGTACCCTACTTGGGTCTTTCaatatttaaaaacttttcaagatttttcgtcacattgaatcgtATGGAgcactaagggcctgtttggtttcctttgctaaattttagctagctaaaattattttagctactcttaataagtgactaatggaactaaactattttagcttcttttagttaatgtgtttggaactttagttactaaagtgactaaaatttagctagctaaaatttagttggtggaaccaaacaggtcctaaatatagacgaaaataaaaattaattgcacaatttgtctgtaatttacgagataaattttttgagcctagttagtctataataattaaataataattgttaaatacaaatgaaaataaaatgctacagtattaaaatttaaaaaattaaaataaacaAGGCAGAAAAAGGGACTCGCCAGTTCGGCATTGATTGCAATCTGAGTGTTTATGCTGATGATGGTGAGGTgttgggccgtgtttagttccttaaTGAAAAAATTTCGCGGTATTGTAGCACTTACGTTTGCttatgataattattgtctaactatgaactaactaggcttaaaagatctgTCTTGTAAATTTCAatcaaattatgtaattagtttttatttttatctatatttaatactttatatatgtgtctaaagattcgatgtgacataaaattttaaaaaattttggatttttgagtggaagtaaacaaggctttagCTAGTTGAGTGAGAGCGACGGAGACTACACTGTCGCTGATAGTGTCATCACAATTAAGTGCCAGAATACAAGATGCATTCTACACATTATGTCTGTGGAATTCTCCCACGTCATCATGTTCACTGTTACCGTAAAAAAAACTTctcttcctctcctctcccgATGCttctcgcctcctcctcccctccccCCTGCCTCCCCTTCATCTTtccctcttcctctccctctccctcccgaaGTGACGGCGCTACAGCACGCCGGCGGCCTCCTCCACCTCTGCCTCCATCCCCCCTCTCtctacctctctctctccctacgCGGTGGCGCAGCTAGGTGGATAGGCCGACGCGGCGCACCGGTCGGCCAGTGGCGTGGCTGGGCCGACAGCACGCGGATCTAGGGCCTCCATCGCTGGATCTATTGGTTCCTCCATGGGCACCTCTGCCTCCATCACccctctctctgtctctctctcccTATGTGGTGGCGCAGCCAGGCGGATAGGATGAGGCGGCGTTGCACCGGTTGGCCAGCGCCGTGGATGGGCCGGCGGCACGTGGATCCAAGGCCTCCATCGCTGGATCTATTGGTTCCTCCATGGGATCTGGCCCGATGGCGTCCTCTCGCGGCGTCCTGCGTCGAGGGATGCAACATGGGTAAGTCCTGCGACACCGCATCTCCTCGCCTTGCCACACACCACCGTGTGTCGTTGTCTCCCCTCTCCCACCTTTTCCTTCTCTCCGCGTGTGCTTGCTGCAATGGATACCTGTGCTTGGTGGTGCTTGGAGGTCTGCACGGCCTTTTTCTAGCACTGTGTGTCAATGACTACATCTCTATGGTCATGCGTTGCCCGCTGATTAGTATAGGCGTAGAGCGACAACAGCTCTGGGCTGCTGCATcgtcggctggtctggaggtgtTGTTGCCCGCCGTCTACTCAAGCGTAGAGCAATTGCAGTCATGCCATGCCTACACCTTGCTGCTAGAGAAAAGTATGTGCGATCTACCACTGCAAGATATCGATGGTAGCTACAACACTGGCAGTCTACCAGTTTCTTTGCAGCAGGTCTTACTGGCTTCAAGAGcaaagaaaatttttttggccGTTTGTTTATGATTTGTTTTATAGAATGCCCACAGCAGCAACACAGGTGAGAATGCTGCGCAATTTTTTTTCCTTGTATCTACTCCGATTTGCATCTAGCaatataaacaagctaagaaaaATATAATTAGTTTCGTCAAAGTTGTTCTTGGAATCATCATCCTCcaaatatatagaaaaaaatattacccCAACTCCTTTAACTAATCTTCAGTCTAGAGATTTCTTAAATGTTTGATTGAGTGGGAAAGTAAAATGTTCACACTCGGTTTTAGGCTATTGAATTAATCATCTTCAATGCTGGCTTTTGTAGTTTTATGTTTCTACAAAATAAATGTGCTCACAAAGCCATGTAACATCTGTTTATTGCTGCTTTCAGGTTCAGTTCATTTGTCTCCTCTTAGCTGGTTCGATCCTTGGATCTTTTTACTTTTTTCCTGCCGCTGATTTTGCATACACACTTTTATCTCCAGATTGAGAGTTCATATAGTTTTGTTTGGTGAAGGGTATCCATATTTGTAGGTGAGTCATAATATTTTCCtgccttttctctctctttgctTCCATGTATATTATCTGCCAGGCCGTTTTCTGTTTACATATATGTCatttattattagattcatgcgATCCAGGAAACACAGTAAAGATATTATCATAGTGGTGCAGGCACAGAGGTATCCACCAGTCTAAAACGATAAGGATTTATTTAGTTGTTTAACATATTGTCATATTCATATAATTTCCAACTATTAGTATGCAAAAGAAATGGAAATCCTTACTGACTTCCTTTTTCCATGTGTAGATTATAATTTATCAGCCTATGATAACAAAGCAGATGTCTGCGGTTGTTGTTGTCAGGCAGGTTGGTTCTTACGATCCCATGTACTCTGAAACTGTGCACATGTATGAATGTTTCCTTCTCTGTTCCTTTTTGGTTCAGGTTTCTTTATGGTTCTTCTATTATTGCATTGTCACCTACCATGCAAACTAAGTTCTGCCTGCGTGCTTGATTATGTAACGTATATGTAATATCTTCAATGATTGATATTTCTCCATAAATCTTAGTAGCGTTCTGATGTGATGCTCTAGATACTCCTATGGCTGCAAGCTACTGTACCTACTGCCTTTGTAATGAGTGTCAGGTGCCTCTGCCTGTGATGCTAATTTTGTAGATGTCAAACATTACTGTGCTTTGAAGATTGGCTTCTCTTTCTACATTCCTTCACTGTTGCTCTGGTCTTCTCTATTGCATTCCACTGTGATGTTATCCTCTATTTCTTTAGGCATCACGCACCGCCATCAATTTGTTGCTTGTCGGTTGGGAATCAAACCACAAAAGGCCTCATACTTTTGCTTACTATACTCAATCTGCTTACTTATTTTAATTCTAAAACAAGTTGTAGTGTTGTTTACTACATTGTACTTCTTTAGGGGCTTGGATCAATGGTTTGCTATGTAATATAGTTAAGCTACTTCCAAACACGATTTCTGATACTTTTTCAGTGGGTTCTGCCATTCTGTTTTCCTTTTATGTTTTTAGGCAAAGCTTTTTATTAGGAGATGATAGGATTCGTATACATAGGTGCATGTTCCATTTTTATAGCTACTCGAAATTCAGATTATTAACCTCGGTATgtaaaaacatatttatttttagcTTAAATGTTTGATAGAATATATATGTTGTATATGAACATAAATGTATATGAACATGAAACACCACTTCAAGTTTCCGTGTGCTGATAGTCTAACAGTACATACTTCTGAGCTGTGATGATTTGATTGACCCCACCAATTAGTGCTAAAGTTAAGTGTACTTTCCTTTTGTCATTCATCTTAATGCCAGTGTACAGGTATTTGTATGAGCTTCTCATGTGTTTGTATGACCTTTGcatattttaaattttgaataaTGTCATCCCAGCTGCCTGAAAATGTAGGTTACTTCTATGCTTTTCACGTTTTCTAAACGTAGCAGCGTTGATCCCACGGTTAATGTGATTAAATCTATTTTCTGTTTTACTGCAATATATTCTTACTGTTTTACAGATTTTTAGACTCCTATTATCTTTTTAGCTTCTCACTTATTCATATAGTGTAGGATTAaattgatctaacaaatgtggAAACAAGCGAGTGACCATAACCCTATATGACACAACAGCTGTTGGTATGTGACGAAATGGATTATGATTTGTGAATACTAACTTCTCTTAGATATCATTGCTTTCCATTTACATACCTGTTggtcatatatttttttaaaaacccATCATTACTCCTGTCCATCACATACCTACTGGTCATATAGTTTTTGTAGACTCAACATTGAATTGAATTAATCTTTCTTGTTTCCACTGGTGGGGAGGTTCATGATAAATCTGATGGCTTTTGATTTAATAAGTTGATGCTCATAGCCTGATGGCTTTTCATTTATTAACCTGTTGATATATTTATAAAGTTTACTTAGGCTATGCATGAAACTAAGTACCCTTCCGATGATGATTAAGAAGTCAGAACAACAATTCTGGTGCTCTAATTAGTTTTAACTAATACTCATTTTGTATCTCAGAGTACAGGTCCTTTGTGCTCATTGGACAACAAGCATTGCATAATACAACATGTTGTGAGCCTAGAAAGGTTTGAATGTTATCCAACAGGATGTGTTGACGCTCATCATTGTGGAGTACCTACATTATTATGCATCCGCAATTTTTTCCCCACTGCAGCCATTTTGTTGTAGCGTGTACATGGCTTCGCTGACTTTCTGTTCTTTGGACCTCAATGTTTAGTGCTTTAATTTCTGCTCCACTTTCTGTGGACTGTACTTAGACTTCAGGAAAAGGCAATTGGTAGAGACTGCATGTTTATATATCTCTTATTGCTTCTCTATTTCACATTTTAGGTTCCATGCCTCTGGTCAGTGTAATGCCAAATTTATTTTCTTTGCAAGTTCCATGCTATTACACAAATTACTTCTTAAAGTCATCTGGGGGCTTACAATTACTCTACTCATTGCAGTTCACTACAATCAGTAACTTGTGGTAACAGTGACCAACCAATGCTTTGATTTTGTGGTGAGTAGTATTCTGCCCATTCTTTTGTATATTAGTATCCCGGTTACTCACACTTACCCATTGCCTTAACAAGGATCTGTTACTTATCAGTTGGATTTGATTCCTTTCATCCTCTCGGTTCACTGCGAATACTAATAGCCCTTAACAAGACCTTTAACACTACATCCATATTGAAAATGAAAATAATAATTGAAAGTAATAAGCATATAAAATCACCAATGTACGTCTCTATTGTCATCTTCTATAATTTATTGTCATATATTAACTGAGATTAGTTACCTGTTATTCCATTGTCATCTTCtataattttattttctacACATCCACATATGTCTCTGTAGACCACAGGTATTAAGATACACATTTTGTTGCAGGTTCCAATTACAACTAATCCTCTACTGGCTACCAGCGCTAACCATAGCCATACCACCAGACAAAACCACAAAAGGTGATGAGGCTTCAGTTCAAGACATGTTTGATCCTGAATTAACACATATAACACATTCCTATGATGCCCTTTGCCTTTTACACTGCTACATGTATGTAGGTATAAATTTGTACATTATTTTAGACTGCTTTGCAGTCCATTATCTTACAATCTCTACTTTCACAGTCACAATTGTCTTGTGGCGGCGCCTTATGTTGTCTATGCGACTTATAGACCTCATATAAAGCCATTAAACTAATGGATGGTATCTAATATTTGGAATAATAAACCTTATAATATGCTAATCTATGGACATCTATGCATCGATTACTAAACTTATAAATTTTATGGACATCTACGCCTTAATTACTAAACTTATATGTGATTTGTATCTTAATAAATTGTCTATGATATGTATTATTAGCATGTCAGATTTAGCGACTGCGCGCGAGGGCGCGCGCCTTCTACTAGTTAGTAATTAGTAACGTGCACTTCATTTTATTCCTGGCTGTTTCTATTGAGTTTTGGTGCATCCATGCCCTGCATTCTTATTCAGTGATATGGTGAATTTCATGATTTTCTGGAAACTAATAAGATGTGTGAGTCTTATTTCCAGAGAAATATATATGATCGCTCTAGATCCACAAAACTAATAAGATGCGTGAGTTAGCGCTGCCATTTCTCATATTTGTTAATTTGTACTCTCtctgtttcaaattataagttagaaagtcaaaacatcttaagtttgaccaaaattttagaaaaaagtTAAAAAACATATTACTTCAAataggtatactatgaaaatataattaataaagaatctaataatattagTTGATATCATTAAtcttattatcttatcatataaatttgatcaaatttagaaCTCTTTaactctccaaaatttttaaaaataacttataatttgaaatggagtaCATGTTACAGGCTTACAACACGATCATATTTAATTTGCATGCATCATGTGTGAGCCCTGTTTCCTTTCGCAAATGTCATTCACACTTAGAATCTATGTAGACGCTCAAATCACAACTTCACAGGGCACATCTCCTGGGCTGCTCCGCTCCCAAACTCTGTTTCTAGATCATCTGAAGACAGGGACGTGCCTTATCTGAGTCCAGCATAAACAATTTTCAAACTGGAAAGAACAAACAGAACATGAGGAACAAAAAAGAGCTTTTGCCAGTCAATACCCAAATTTCTCCCTCCCAAGATCCAAACACATCTCCGAACAAACAAAGACATCTGCTCCAAGACAAAAACTTCAATAGTCCAGCACCTCATTGCCCCATGGAAACAGGCTCACCGAGACAATAATGCCACAAAAGATGATAGAGAAAAACTAACTACAGAATAACAGGTCCCACGTACCGCCATAAACCACACCATCTCCCACAACCATGACAAGTAATTCACACACACGGTCAGAATAATAGTAATCTCCACCAGATCCATAATAGTAGCataataatttataatttacaaCCAAAGCAAGCGAAGAAACAGTATCTGATTTCCATGAACCTCATTACTCTTGTAGCTATGTAATGAGGTTCATGGAAACCAGATACTGTTTCTTCGCAATATCCCATTCCCCAACCACCTGTAGCATCCTTCTTTTCTACTACTGTATAAAATACCATGCTTCACAAGAGTGGATCACACCACGAGGCAAGGAGTATATGGATTAATAGAGGGATAGCCATCTCCTAGTGTGTGGAGAGCACACACTTCCTTGCTATCCATGTTATATGCTATCAGCTTCCGGTTCCAGCGCTGAAAGAAGAAGACTGAATCGCGATCCAGATGAATGGCTACTGCATAGTAGAACGAGAAAATGGTTTCTATGCGCATATCACGGCGAGAGATGATGAAGCCATCATCTGGACCAAGGATGAAAACGGTTGAAAACAAAATTATAATATAGAAAATGAATGCGGTCGGTTCGGGATAAATTTACATTTTAGCAATTAAAGAGTACAAAAAATGGTTGAAAATAGTTGTGAAACTAACTGAAATTGACAAATTTTTATGTTTGACAAAATTCAAAAACGGTATCGTAATATAGAAAATGGTATcataatatagaaaataaaaacagCCGGCTCGGAATATTTCCATTCCGTTTTCATTCTTGATCTGGATTGCTCGTTCTTCTGAACAGTTGCACGAGGCGTATCGCATCATGCTGCAGAACCCATTCGTCAGTGTCATAGTCCTCAAGAACCCAAATAGACAGAAGGAATTCTTTTGTGCCAGTGTCCTTGTGCTCTGGCGCaatggtgttttttttttttgaggaaacagGAGGGGCAGAGGAGCCCCTACTGAAGAATTTTATTCAAAAAATAGGGGAGTACATCAAGAATGAAGTTTAAGAAACAAAGAACGAAACAAAGAAAATCATAGAAATTACACAATTTGCTCTAGCCATGTTTCAATTTCCGGAAAGTATTTCTTTTTGGCCCTCCATAAGAGCTGACCAAAATGGTGCTTGACGACTTCCACACATCGAAGGCAATCAGCTGGGATTCCCCTAAAAATTACATCATTCTTAACCTTCCAAATGCTCCAactcatgatgatgattatTTCCATAAAGAATCTGACATTCAGCTGTTGTTTGAAGCTAACAAATCTCTGAAAAGCATCAGGAGTACTGGTCACAGTGAGCCCGATCAAGCTCCAGTAATTCCTAGTGAAAGCACAGTCCAAGAATAGATGATCAACAATCTCTTCAATATCCAGATTACAAAGGACACAGCTAAACGAGGGAAGATGCATTTGCTTTCTTTTCAGAATGTTTGGAGTACTAAGCCTATCTTTGGTCAGGAGCCAGAAAAACACTTTGTGGTTATGTTGACAGGAGGACTTCCAAATCCACTTGAAAACTAGATGAGCTTCAGAACTGCCAATCAAATGTTGATAAGATTTCTTTGAGGAGAAGGAAGCATTATTCCCCCAAATGTAGGTCCAAACATCCCTACCATTATTCAAGAGCTGAGCTTGCAGTAGATCCTCAACATGCTAAAACTGAGCAAAAGCTTCCACAGACAGAGGGAGATTAAAGAGGTTGGAGATATCATTATTGTCCAAAGCAGTTCTGAGAGAAATGGATGGTTTTTTGCAAAAGAAAACAGCTCAGGGTATTTTAGTTTTAGCGGTGGCCCAGTCCAACAATCATCCTAGAGCATGCATGATAAGCCATCTCCAGCATCTACAGAAGCCAAACCTTTGTATTTGTCCAATAACTTCAAAATGTTCCTCCACCAGAAGCAGTGGCGGAGGAAAGGGGGGCTGAGAGGGGCCTGGCATCCCCCAACCTTCCCATAACTCTCTTAATACACCTCATAGATTAGATGTTTAATtatctaattagctagttaatgatattatctgtactaaaatttttattcttatttcatattAATCTCTAATAGTTTCTTATAAAAATAGAATCTAGATCTTTCTAATATtttcttcatatcttttatttttattattgcctATCAAATATCAGTTTGTCCCCTACCACACactctaattagctagttaattgaAAATCAGCGTTTTCCTTGTTTAATCCTTCTGAATTGATCTCCAACAATGGGATCTATATTATTTAGCATTAGTCTTCCTattatctttcttatctcctATGCTTCTATCATTATTCGTCTAAACTCTAAACGGTCATTTAGCCCGTTGTACTCAACTTTTAAACACTAACAGTGGTATGGTGTTTCTGTTTAACCTTCTATTTAAATGACCATTTTACCTGTTTAAGTGATCATTTTGTCTAAAACTAAATGATATGTAACTGATTGTTTGTCATTTGATGTTAGGATCTAGTATTAATTAATTTTGCCCCCGTTTAACTACTTGTTTTTATTGTGATTCTTTTCCTAGGCAAAGAAATAGAATGATCAGGTGAAGGTTAGAGGCCTGAGACTAGTTAAatttctcttttatttttttttattttttctgcttttttTGCATTGCAATGCAAACGTTTATTTTGATGCTATGTACAACTTTGTCATGTAATATTTTGACACACATGATTGTTCTTGGTTTGTACGGCCCCCCCTATGTtcaaatcctggctccgccccAAGGATCCCTTGTTGGTATGATTAGGCAGCCTTCCATTTGAGTAATTTTTCTCCCAGAAGGCGCAGTGGTGGTTGCAGACGCACGGCGAGATCCGGTTCCGTGAAGAAGGCTGGCGGGGAGAAGAAACAAGAAAGGGCGGTGTCTGCATGGGAGGTGAGGGAAATCGACATCCAATCGGGCTCGAAAGAAACGAACTCCACTTTCGTTTCTCTAGCTGCAGGCCCATGGGTGTTTTAATCACCATGCAGCCCAGGCTCTGGAAGAGTCCAGGCAAACAAACACGAGCCATTGCACCGCCAAGGCATGTCTACTCTTAGAAGCACGTCTAGACAAACAAATGTGCCCATAGTTGTGCCTTCAGTCGATAGCTACCACATATGTTCCTTCAGTCGATAGCTACCACATATGTTGTATTGTATGAATTCCCCTTTCCTGTGGTCAACAAAGTAGACCAAATCCCCATCCGAATGAAAAGCAACCACTCCATAGTCTTGTCTTCTGCATTCCTTTCCTCCAGAATAGGTCACCGCCCCAAATGTCGTATCTGCATTTTTTTGCCACTCTTCAGCATCATAGTCCTGAAGGACATCAATGGACATTATTCTTCTGTGCCTTTGGTCTTTAtcttgaaatataaaattcgcACTAATGCAATGTAGGCGCCCTTGGGACGACTGACCAATTAAATCAGCTTTGGTAAACAGATCCGATGTATGCTCCCTTTCCCATCCATAGCAACTATGAGAACATCCTTGTTTTTCACACGTTCGGAATGCAGCATGCCATACAAAAAGGAAAGGCTCAAAGCTGTAGGTTTGAGCATTATCACAATGCAAATCTTGAAACGGATCTTAAACTCACTTTTAGTTTTCACCAAAATGGAGCCAAGAATTTATATTATTGCAAAGAATGTATACAATACAATCAACTACCTCCATCTGTTACATAGTGTCACTATTCTTCAGAAGCATTCATGGAAACATTTGCTGGAAACTAGGAAGATTTCAACTAGGAAGATTTCAAGGATAATATGCTTCTAGAATTTAAGCTTTAAAGTTTACTAAACAAAAGGACGTTGGCAGTTGGCAAAGTATGGGATATACTTTTCGTTCCTTCTTTGGCATAAGAACAATTGGTTAAGTTATTGTAAAACAACAAAATAGAATAAGTAGATAAATATTATATGTTAAAAATCATTTCATGCACATGACAGAAGAAACAAAAATCCTCAGTTCACTTACAGTTGCAAAATATGTTATGAAAAACACTAGCTCAACTTAGACTAGTTGTAGTAAGGAATAAATGACTATAGCTGAATAGAATAATTCATGATCCAGCTTCAAAGCAAATGCAAGTAAGCAGCAGCAAAAACCAAATCACATTTGAGCTTAATGTGGCAGCAGTTCAAACATTTTTGACATGACCTCCGTGTCATATGCAAGATAAATGCAATTTCCAGCATAAATAAACATATACATCACCAAGGAAAACACAAATTCAGTGAGTAATTGCTCCCTAGTAGGGCCGAGAAAAGGGAAGCACATATAAAGCAAGGAGACATGATTCTGGAAACACAAAGAGTAGCATTTCAAACTCACAAAGGGTAGCATTTCAAACTCATAACTTGAATGTGCCGGGTAGCTCGAACTAGTTCACGACTAAATAACTAGCATATGTAATGCTAACTTGCATGATATCTTGTAAACAGCTTTCTCACAGCAGTACAAAAGGGTTACATTAAAGCACCGGCAGAATAAATAACTAAATGATAATAGAATTATCCAGCTTTGCACCACCTAATTCTAGTAGATTTACCCACACTGCTAGCTGCCCCATACTTGGAAAATCAAGCTCTTGCTGAACATTCAGAGAAGTATCCCACAAGCAACAACCTTAGTCCTTGGTGGCAAGAACCGGTAACTCCATGAAACAGGGAATGTATGGGGTAATATACAGATAGTCCTCTCCTAGACTCCAGAGAGCATGCAGTTCCTTACCATCCATGTAGTATGATACCAGTTTCTGGTTCCAGTGTTGAGCGAGGAATATTGAATTGTGATCCGGATGAATGGCCACAATATCAAAATCATTGAACGGGCAACTCAGTGATCCAAAGAGCTGTGAACAACTCACATTGTGCTTCAGAATCCATTCTTGTGTATCATAGTCCTGAAGAACCCAAACTGACAGCTCTGTGAATTGGAACTGGAGGTCTTCAAATTGCAGATCCGTACTGATGCAGTGTAGACGGCCTTGGGATTGATCAATAAAAGCAGGAATGTTATCTCCATGCTTATCATGCCAACGGATGATCCTACAAATTTTCGCTTCCCCGTCCACCGCAACTATCAGATTCTCATGTTTCTCAACATGGTAGACAACAAAATGCAACAGACCATTGACCAAAGCCTTGCCGCACATGAATCCGATTATGAATTCACCCCACAGTCCCCATCCACCGCCCTCTTCACCTCGCTCCAACTTGCTTGACCTATCACTCCATGCCCTGGTTTGAGATGAGTAAGAGTGCACCATTTGTACCTCCACCTTCCCCGACGTATTCATCCAGAATTGGAGCAAGTGGAAGCGTGAGGAGACAACCGGGTCAAACATCAGATAGGTGTGTGCATATCTTTCCCCATCATTACCATCATAGTTCTCTTCCAGTTGAGGTGGAAACGGACAAGAGCTGGAGCTGGCGGGCACAGTCACCAGTTCCTCAGTCGCAGGGTTGCACACGATGTACCCAAACTTGTTATCTTGGATGCACCCAAAGAGCAAGAGCCCGTTGCAGGAATCCAAGAGGGCCATACGCTCGACCCCAGGCAGCTTTGCcgtgaggaaggagaaggaaggGTCGACTGGAGGAGCAGATTTTCCGCTCCCTGATAGGCTGGTGAAGTGTCCATAGCTGTAAGGCCCGCCAGGGCCACCGTGGAAGAAGCCTTCCAGGGTCTGGGGTAGCTTCTTGCGGTGGAGGGGGTCGGTGATGAGGTCGCACCAGGGTTTTGACACGCACTTGGATCGGCGGACATCTTTGACGGGCACGCACGAGAGGATCTCCACCAACAGGTCATCGTAGAGGCCCGCCACCGCCGTCCCCTTTGCGTTGTCCATGCCGCCGAGAGCGGGGAAAGGATGCGCCACAAGCTGCGAATTTTTCATAGAATCAGGTGAGGTTAGGGGATGGATGCGCACGAGAGAGACAAGGTCCAAGAAACGCGATGAATGGGGAACGTACCAGCCGCCGGAGAGTTTGTGGAGAATCAGGTGAGATTAGGGTTCGCGTCGATGGCGGCGGGCTAGTCGGCGGGTGATTTGCCCAGATGGGGAATTTTCTAAACCCTTGCAGCTCCGCACCTCTTGACTCTCGTGTCTCGCCTCATAACAGGGTGATTATTACTTTTTTTTTACCATAATTACCATGGACACCTCCTCAGATAGCAGATTTAGAATTGCCACTACATCTTCacccacagaaaaagaaaacagctaCAAATCTACCATATTTACCCGCGTGGTAGGCCACGTCAGCACACCACGGTGATGATGAGTCATCATCCACATGTGAAAAGACCATGATGCCCTTCTCATCTTTTGCCTAGGCAACATATTAAAGGATGGACGGCTCAGGACAACTGTTGTCTGA encodes:
- the LOC8075024 gene encoding uncharacterized protein LOC8075024, whose translation is MDNAKGTAVAGLYDDLLVEILSCVPVKDVRRSKCVSKPWCDLITDPLHRKKLPQTLEGFFHGGPGGPYSYGHFTSLSGSGKSAPPVDPSFSFLTAKLPGVERMALLDSCNGLLLFGCIQDNKFGYIVCNPATEELVTVPASSSSCPFPPQLEENYDGNDGERYAHTYLMFDPVVSSRFHLLQFWMNTSGKVEVQMVHSYSSQTRAWSDRSSKLERGEEGGGWGLWGEFIIGFMCGKALVNGLLHFVVYHVEKHENLIVAVDGEAKICRIIRWHDKHGDNIPAFIDQSQGRLHCISTDLQFEDLQFQFTELSVWVLQDYDTQEWILKHNVSCSQLFGSLSCPFNDFDIVAIHPDHNSIFLAQHWNQKLVSYYMDGKELHALWSLGEDYLYITPYIPCFMELPVLATKD